The following proteins are co-located in the Frankiaceae bacterium genome:
- a CDS encoding SigE family RNA polymerase sigma factor has product MTTIDMAGEAAVPRDAGEAVTALFRAHYAGLVRLAVLLVDDDGGAEDVVQDAFARLHRRWGRLRDEEAAYGYLRTAVVNGSRSRLRRLRTSRRYAEPQPGTAPSPEGDVMVHEEHAAVRTALAALPRRQREVLVLRYYAGLSEADIAADLGVSRGAVKSHASRGIAALTRTLESR; this is encoded by the coding sequence GTGACCACGATCGACATGGCGGGGGAGGCGGCGGTGCCGCGGGACGCGGGCGAGGCGGTGACCGCGCTGTTCCGGGCGCACTACGCCGGGCTCGTACGCCTCGCGGTCCTGCTCGTCGACGACGACGGCGGCGCCGAGGACGTGGTGCAGGACGCGTTCGCGCGGCTGCACCGGCGCTGGGGGCGGCTGCGCGACGAGGAGGCGGCGTACGGCTACCTGCGCACCGCCGTCGTCAACGGCTCGCGCTCGCGGCTGCGCAGGCTGCGGACGTCCCGACGCTACGCCGAGCCGCAGCCGGGCACCGCGCCCTCGCCCGAGGGCGACGTCATGGTCCACGAGGAGCACGCGGCGGTGCGTACGGCGCTCGCCGCGCTCCCCCGCCGGCAGCGCGAGGTGCTCGTGCTCCGCTACTACGCCGGCCTGTCCGAGGCCGACATCGCGGCCGACCTCGGTGTCTCGCGCGGCGCCGTGAAGTCGCACGCCTCACGCGGCATCGCCGCCCTGACCCGCACGCTGGAGAGCCGATGA